From the genome of Roseivivax sp. THAF197b:
ATCGCGTAGATCAACGCCAGTGTCGCGCCCCAGGAGCCGCCGAAGACGATGAATTTCGGGATGCCCAGCTCCGCGCGGATCACCTCGATATCTCGGACGAGGTCCCAGGTGGTGTTGTCGTTCACGCTGGCATGGGGCCGCGACCGCCCGCAGCCGCGCTGATCGAACAGGACGACGCGGTACACGTCCGGATCGAAATAGCGCCGCATCGCCGGACTGCAGCCACCGCCCGGACCGCCATGCAGCACGATGACCGGCACGCCATCGGGTTTGCCGGATTGCTCCACATAGATCGTGTGACCGCCCGACACGCTCAACATCCGCTGGTCGAACGCGTCGATCGGCGGGTATAGGTACTGGACGGCGCGCTTTTGACCCAGGTCTTTATCCATACCCCACCTATATGAGAGAAGAACGCCGAAAGACCATGAGATTTTGCCGATGAATGCTCCCGCGGACCAAGCCAGCGTCGATCCCTCCGAGATCGCCAAATTCGAGGCGATGGCCGCCGAATGGTGGGATCCGAACGGCAAGTTCCAGCCCCTGCACGAGATGAATCCCTGCAGGCTGGACTACCTCACGACCCAGATCGCGGGCGAGTTCGATCGCGACCTGTCGGGCCCTGCGCCTTTTGCGGGGCTCCGCGTGCTCGATATCGGCTGTGGCGGCGGGCTTCTTTCGGAACCGATGGCGCGTCTCGGTGCGGAGGTCACGGGCATCGATGCGGGCGGTGGAAACATCCCAGTGGCCCGCGCCCATGCCGAGGGTCAGGGCCTGACCATCGATTACCGCCACATGAGCGCCGAAGCGCTGGTCGCCGAAGGCGCGAGTTTCGACGTGGTTCTGTCGCTCGAAGTGGTGGAGCATGTGGCCGATCCGGCAGGCTTTCTGGGCGTCTGCGCGTCGCTCGTGCGTCCGGGCGGGCTGTTTCTGTGCTCCACACTGAACCGGACGCCGAAATCCTTTGCCGCGGCGATAGTCGGGGCGGAATGGGTGATGCGCTGGCTGCCCAAAGGCACGCATGACTGGTCGAAATTCATCACGCCCGACGAATTGACGGCGATGATCGACGCGACCGGCCTCGAAACGGTAGATCGCAAGGGCATGGTCTTCGATCCGATCCGGTGGGACTGGTCCTTGTCGGATCGCGACCTTGCGGTCAATTACGCGGTCGCGGCGATCAAACCGGGCTGAAGCGCGGCCCGGAAAACTCCCGGTCATGGGTCAGCGAAGGCACCTTGCGGCGCGCCTCCGCGACAGCCGGGAGGTCGAGATCGACGAGGAACACGCCCTCCTCCTCGCCCGCATCGAGCAGCACCTCGCCCCAAGGGGCCACGACCATGGAATGCCCGTAGGTCTTGCGCTGCTTGCCGTGTGACGTGGGATGCGTGCCCATCTGCGCGGCGGCGATCACGAAGCACCCAGTCTCGATTGCGCGGGCGCGCAGAAGCGGCTCCCAATGCATGGGGCCGGTGGCTGTCGAGAAGGCGGAGGGCACGGTCAGAATCTCGGCACCGGCCTGCGCCAGCGTTCGATAGAGATAGGCAAAGCGCAGATCGTAACAGATCGACAGACCCAGCGTGCCGAAGGGCGTCTCGGCCAGCACGGCGGCGTCGCCCGGCGCATAGCCGGCACTTTCGCGATACGTCTCCGCCTCGGATACCTGCACGTCGAACATGTGCATCTTGTCGTAGCGCGCGCGAATATCGCCGGTCGTATCGATCACGAAGGAGCGGTTGGCGAAACGCGTCTCGGGCGGGTCGGATTTCAGCGCGAGAGAGCCTGCATTGACCCAGACGCCATGCTGCGCGGCAGCCTCGCGCAGGCCGGACAGGGTCGGATCGTCCGCTTCGGTTTGCAACACCTGGTTTTGGTGCGTCCGGCTGGCGGAGACGCAATTCGTCACTTCGGGCGTGAAGACCATGTCGGCGCCCTGCCCGGCCGCCTGCGCGACCATGCGCTGCACGGTCGCGAGGTTCTCCGCCGGATCGTCCGACGCGCAGATCTGAAGCAGCGCCGCCTTCACTGTGCCAGCATGGGATCGAGCTTGCCCGCCCGGTCGAGCGCGAAAAGCTCATCGCAGCCGCCCACATGGGTGTCACCGATGAAGATCTGCGGCACGGTGCGGCCGCCATTGGCGCGCTTGATCATCTCGGGTTTGCGATCGGGATGCACCATCACGTCGATCTCGGTGAAGCTGGCGTTCTTTTGGGTCAAAAGCCGTTTGGCGGCATGGCAGAAGCCGCAGAGCGGCGATGTGTAGATTTCGATTGCGGGCATGGATCTTCTCCTGAATTCCGTTTGCCCTGAACTTAAGCAGGCTTTGCCACGCGTGCCAGCGCGGGAACGCAGACCTGCTGTGCGCCCGCCACATGCGCGGCCTCGGTCGCCGCGGCCAGCGTCGCGCCCGAGGTCATCACATCGTCGACGATCAGCACCGGTTTGCCTTCCAGAACGCCCGCGCGGCGCGGATTGGGCGCGATGGCACCGCATAACGTCTCGAACCGGGCCTCGCGACGCGCACCGTCAAGGCTGGGCGTCCGGCGGGTCCGCACCAGCGCGTCATGGCAGACGGGCCGGTTCACCGTGCGGCCCAGCGCCGCGGCCAGAAGTCCCGCCTGGTTGTACCGCCGCTTGAGCCGTCGCGTCCAATGCAAGGGCACCGGCACGATCAGCGTCTCGGGCACAATCAGCCCCTGCGCCGCACGCGCGAGCCATATCGCGGCAGGGCCCGCGATATCGTGCCGGTCCGCGTGTTTCAGCTTCAGGACCAGATCGCGCGCACGCCCGGAATAAAGAAGCGCCGCGCGTCCCTTTGCCCAGGGCCGTGCGATGGTCAGGCATGTATCGCAGAGCGAGGCGCCGTCCTGCACATCACCCGAAAGCGGCGCGCCGCAGGCATCGCAGCCAAGCCCGGTGATGAAGGGCGTCTCGCGCCAGCAGGGCCCGCAGAGGGCGCCGTTTTCGGCAACGAGACCACCGCAGGTCAGGCAGGAGGGCGGATAAACCGCATCGAGCAGCGTTTGCATCAGCCCTGTCTGCACCCTATCTCGCCTTCCATGTCCGAGACACCCAAATTGACCGACCGTACCGCGCTCGAGGCGCATCGCGCGCGCGCCCGCCGGAACCCCGCATTGTTCCTGCAGGAGGCCGCAGCCGACGATATCAAGGATCGTCTCGCCGTGGTTAACAGGACGTTTACCGCGCCCGCCATCGTGACGACCGAGCCCGCGCTCTGGCAAAGCCGCATCCCCGGCGCGACCTGCGTTCCCGACGCGCCTGTCCTGCAACTGGAAGAGGGCGCGCATGACCTGTTGATCCACGCGCTTGCGCTGCATTGGGCCGATGATCCGGTGGGTCAGCTCATCCAGTGTCGGCGGGCCTTGAAGCCCGACGGGCTGTTCCTCGGTGTGGCCTTTGGCGGCCAGACCCTGACGGAATTGCGCGCGGCGCTCGGGCAGGCCGAGATCGAGGTGACGGGCGGGCTCAGCCCGCGTGTGGCGCCGATGGCCGATATCCGCGATCTGGGCGCGCTCTTGCAGCGGGCGGGTCTTGCTCTTCCGGTGGCAGACGCGGCCCCCCTGCGTGTCAGCTACGAAAGCGCGCTGCACCTGATGCGCGACCTGCGCGCCATGGGCGAGACGAATGCGCTTGAGGGCCGGGTGCGGCATTTCAGCCGACGCGCGATCTTCCTGCGCGCCGCCGAGCTATATGCACAGACCAGCACAACGGAGGACGGGCGCGTCCTTGCGACCTATGAATTGGTCACGCTGACGGGCTGGTCGCCCGATGACAGCCAGCCGCAACCCCTGCGCCCCGGCTCCGCGACAACCCGGCTTGCCGATGCGCTTGGAACGTCGGAAACCAAGCTCAAAGATTGACCCCTGCGCGGGAGAGGTTACTTAGACCAAAAATTACAACCGTTCTAAATCGAAGGGTCTGCTCATGCTCGATGCGACGAAGTCCGCGGTGCGCCCGCCGCATTCACCGGCGGATCACCCGAAGGTTCCTGCCTACAAGGTTGGGATTCTGGTCTCCAATCTCGGCACGCCCGACAATTACGATTACTGGTCGATGCGCCGGTATCTGAACGAATTCCTCTCGGACCGACGGGTGATCGACTATTCGCCTTGGCTCTGGCAGCCGCTCCTGCAGCTCATCATCCTGACCAAGCGGCCCTTCTCGTCGGGCGAGGCCTACAAGTCGATCTGGAACGAAGAGCAGGGCGAAAGCCCGCTGATGACCATCACCAAGGATCAGACCGCCAAGATCCGCGCGCAGATGCAGGCCCAGTATGGCGACCGCGTCATGGTCGATTTCTGCATGCGCTACGGCAATCCTTCCACGAAGTCCAAGGTCCGCGAGATGGTCGATGCCGGCTGCCGCCAGATCCTGTTCTTCCCGCTTTATCCGCATTACGCGGGCGCCACCTCGGCCACGGCCAATGACCAGTTCTTCCGCGCATTGATGGAGGAGAAGTGGCAGCCGACCGCGCGCACGGTCGATCCCTATTACGAGCATCCGAAATACATCGAGGCCTTGGCCCAGTCGATCGAGCGCGCCTATGCCAAGATGGAGACGCGGCCCGACATCCTCGTCTGTTCCTATCACGGCGTGCCGAAGCGCTACCTGATGGAGGGGGATCCCTACCATTGCCAATGCGCCAAGACCACGCGCATGCTGAAGGAACGGCTGGGCTGGGACGACACGGAGATCACCACGACCTTCCAGTCCCGCTTCGGGCCGGAGGAATGGCTGAAGCCCTACACCGTGGAAGAAGTCGCGCGCCTGGCCGAGGAAGACGGCAAGAAGAACATCGCCGTCTGCGCGCCCGCCTTCTCGGCCGACTGCATCGAAACGCTCGAAGAGATCAACGAAGAGATCAAGGAAAGCTTCGAGGAGGCGGGTGGCGAGCATTTCACCTACATCCCCTGCCTCAACGATGACGATGCGCATATCGACGCGCTCTG
Proteins encoded in this window:
- the ubiG gene encoding bifunctional 2-polyprenyl-6-hydroxyphenol methylase/3-demethylubiquinol 3-O-methyltransferase UbiG codes for the protein MNAPADQASVDPSEIAKFEAMAAEWWDPNGKFQPLHEMNPCRLDYLTTQIAGEFDRDLSGPAPFAGLRVLDIGCGGGLLSEPMARLGAEVTGIDAGGGNIPVARAHAEGQGLTIDYRHMSAEALVAEGASFDVVLSLEVVEHVADPAGFLGVCASLVRPGGLFLCSTLNRTPKSFAAAIVGAEWVMRWLPKGTHDWSKFITPDELTAMIDATGLETVDRKGMVFDPIRWDWSLSDRDLAVNYAVAAIKPG
- a CDS encoding carbon-nitrogen hydrolase family protein — protein: MKAALLQICASDDPAENLATVQRMVAQAAGQGADMVFTPEVTNCVSASRTHQNQVLQTEADDPTLSGLREAAAQHGVWVNAGSLALKSDPPETRFANRSFVIDTTGDIRARYDKMHMFDVQVSEAETYRESAGYAPGDAAVLAETPFGTLGLSICYDLRFAYLYRTLAQAGAEILTVPSAFSTATGPMHWEPLLRARAIETGCFVIAAAQMGTHPTSHGKQRKTYGHSMVVAPWGEVLLDAGEEEGVFLVDLDLPAVAEARRKVPSLTHDREFSGPRFSPV
- the grxC gene encoding glutaredoxin 3, which produces MPAIEIYTSPLCGFCHAAKRLLTQKNASFTEIDVMVHPDRKPEMIKRANGGRTVPQIFIGDTHVGGCDELFALDRAGKLDPMLAQ
- a CDS encoding double zinc ribbon domain-containing protein, with protein sequence MQTLLDAVYPPSCLTCGGLVAENGALCGPCWRETPFITGLGCDACGAPLSGDVQDGASLCDTCLTIARPWAKGRAALLYSGRARDLVLKLKHADRHDIAGPAAIWLARAAQGLIVPETLIVPVPLHWTRRLKRRYNQAGLLAAALGRTVNRPVCHDALVRTRRTPSLDGARREARFETLCGAIAPNPRRAGVLEGKPVLIVDDVMTSGATLAAATEAAHVAGAQQVCVPALARVAKPA
- a CDS encoding methyltransferase domain-containing protein; translation: MSETPKLTDRTALEAHRARARRNPALFLQEAAADDIKDRLAVVNRTFTAPAIVTTEPALWQSRIPGATCVPDAPVLQLEEGAHDLLIHALALHWADDPVGQLIQCRRALKPDGLFLGVAFGGQTLTELRAALGQAEIEVTGGLSPRVAPMADIRDLGALLQRAGLALPVADAAPLRVSYESALHLMRDLRAMGETNALEGRVRHFSRRAIFLRAAELYAQTSTTEDGRVLATYELVTLTGWSPDDSQPQPLRPGSATTRLADALGTSETKLKD
- the hemH gene encoding ferrochelatase; translation: MLDATKSAVRPPHSPADHPKVPAYKVGILVSNLGTPDNYDYWSMRRYLNEFLSDRRVIDYSPWLWQPLLQLIILTKRPFSSGEAYKSIWNEEQGESPLMTITKDQTAKIRAQMQAQYGDRVMVDFCMRYGNPSTKSKVREMVDAGCRQILFFPLYPHYAGATSATANDQFFRALMEEKWQPTARTVDPYYEHPKYIEALAQSIERAYAKMETRPDILVCSYHGVPKRYLMEGDPYHCQCAKTTRMLKERLGWDDTEITTTFQSRFGPEEWLKPYTVEEVARLAEEDGKKNIAVCAPAFSADCIETLEEINEEIKESFEEAGGEHFTYIPCLNDDDAHIDALCTVINENLAGWVMEPADAKAHAG